GCTACGGATTACCTGAATCGGCATCCGACCGCTCGGCGGCACGTCCTGCGAGCGCCACATTCCTTGTGCGGGCTTACCGAGACCGCTCTGGCCGATGCCGTTGCCCCACGTCTCGTAGTCGCTGAAGTCGTCAACGTGAATCTTGTCGCCTTCGCTGACCGACTCGTTCTGCCAATCGAACTTCGAGTTGCCGGTGTATCGGAAGTAGTTGTCCTGGTCGGCGTCGGGTTGGACGCCGGGGTACGTCTGGACGCCGCAGTACTGGAACCACTCCGAGGAGTAGGTAACGCCGCCCATTTCGGTCTCGGCGACCGTTACCTCTCGTCCGCCCTGATTGACCGTCTTCACTTCTGGCCAGACGCCTTTCAGGTAGCCTTCCGAGTCGATTTCGACCGGAATCTGGGGCATCCCGCGAGGTGCGGGACCGGAGGTGTTCTGCATCGCCATGAACTGAGTGGTCCCACCGCCAGCGCCGGTTTGGGCCGTGGTGGCGTTGACGCCTGCTGCGGCGGCCGTCGCGACGCCCGCGAGGGACGCGCCACCGACGACGCCTTTGACGAAGCGGCGGCGGCCTGTGCTCTTGGGGTATTTGTCGTCTTCTCCTGTCATAGTTATCGCTTGTAGTACGGGTACACTGCCTGTTTGAACTGGTCCCACGCGTCACCGAACGAATCGGTGCCGTGTTGCTGTTCCTCTCGGATGTAGAGGTCTTCCCACTTGCGGCGACGCTTCTTGACGATCATTACGTCCGGGAGGAACTCCTTGCGGTACAGCAGGAGGATGAACGCGAGGTCGATGAAGATGACCGCGAGGACGCCCCCGAGGTACATGTTTCCGATTCCACTGAACCCCCAACCAGTGAGCAGTCCGTAGGTGAACAGACCGACAAACACGACTTCGACCACCGTCAGAAGGACGATGGCGATAGCCGCGGCCGTACTCTCTCGTGGCGGTTCGTAGCGATGAATGTCGCCGTAAGTCGAGCCTGTGGATGACATGGTTAGTTACCTCCGCTCGCGTGCGGTGACTCGCCGTACTTCAGGATGAAGAACGTGTAGACGAGCGAAACAGCCATCATGAGCAAGGCCCCCAGCCCGACGAAGTGGGCCTGAATCGGCACGCCCATGTGTTTGGGGTCCTCCTCCGCGTGTCCACCGCCGCCACTACTCTGCGCGCCGCCTTCCTGTACCGTGATGGAAGCCTTCATTCCGGCGGTGCGGTGTGGCTGGCAGTAATACTCGTACGTTCCGGTCGTCTCGAACGTGTGAGAGTGTTCGTGGCCGGTGTTGTAGGTCTTGGTCTCGCTCCCTGCCGTCCCTTCCCAACCCGCACCGTCGGGTTGGCTATTCACGACGATGTTGTGGTTATCTGACTCCCAGACGAAGTTCACTGTCGTTCCGGGAGCGATGGTCAAATCGGCGGGCTCGTACACGAGGCTCCCGCCGGGACCGACTATCACTTCCTCGGTCGGACCGCCACCGCCGGACGAGCCTCCGCTGGTCGTCGTCGCGTTGGCGGCGGTCGTGGTCTCGTTTTCGGAGGCAGTGGTATTGCCGGACGACGTGGTAGTCGTCTCTTGGGCCGCAGCGGCCGTCGCCCCTGCGGCACCGCCGCCCGCAACACCGGTGGCTGCCATCAGAAAGTCCCGCCTCTTCATACGGTTGAAAGTCAGGACAGGACTTGCTTAAAGCCACCGATGCCGCCGGACGGGGGTCTGGGCGGCCGACGCGCCGAGTATGGGTCTAGTTCCCACTTTCGGACCGCGGGGAAACGTCCGTATCGGGTGCGTCGTCGCCCGTCGAACCGCCCGCGTCGCCGACCGCATCGGGCGACTCGTCGTCGCCGTCCGGCAGGAAGTCGGGTCGCTCCTCCTCGTCCAAGCCGACTGCCCGGAGGCGGTTGCGGTACTCCTCGGCCCGGAACCGGTCGGAAAGTCGGGCGTTGGCCACCAGCAGGAAGACGAACACGCCGAAGAAGAAAAACCCGAACGCGGCCACCGCGGCGACGAGCGGGAGACCGAGGGCTATCCACGACACGAACAGCGCGACGCCAGCGAGGACGTGGGCCGCGGCGATAACCTGCATCAGTTTGTTGCCCAGTTGCCCGGAGCCTTCCGGTACCTCCGCGGGGTCGGGAAGCACCTCGCCCTCGGGCATCTCGGGCACCTCGTAGCTCTCCATCGAGGCCAGCGCCACCGAGGGTTTCACGTCTCGGAGGACGGTGCCGCTCCCCTCGACAGTGCCGTCGGGGTAGACTACTGCGTACCCCTCGTCGGAGTACGCCAGCAGTTGTGGCTTGCCGTTCCGTTCGATGCGCTCGACGACGGCGAACACGTCTCGGTCGGCGACTCGACTCTTGAGGTCGGCCTCCACCCTGTCGAGCAGGTCGCGGCCGGTAATCCACGAGTCGTGGTCGAAGACCGCTTCCCACTCCTCGTAGGACATTTCGGCCATGTCTTGGGGGCCGAACTCCTCGAAGTCGTACTTCTCCTCGACTTCCTCGGAGGTGAGTCGGTCGCGCTCGCCCGCGTCGGCGGGGCGGTCCGGGTTCTCTCGGTCCTCCTCGGGGTCGGGTCGGCCGCTCGCGTCGGCCTCGCTCGGCGAATCGACCGGTCGTTCGCCCGCCGGGTCGTCCGAGGCGTCGGTCATTGTCCGGAACTCATACCTGTAGCGGTATAAGCGCCGCGACGTAGCCTCGGCGGTCAGGGCCGAAGCACGCTCAGAACGGCGTCCATTCGTGCGGTTGGTCGCGCAGGCCTCGCACTCGCAGTTCGCTTTTGCCGTCGTCGCGCTCCCGAACGTCCACTTTGGCGTCGCAGAGTTGGGCCATGGTGCTGACGACCTTCTCGTCCTGCGTGGCCGGGTCGATGAGGAACACGCCGAGACCGTCTGTCGCGGCGATGCGCCCGCTGATCGTGTGGATAAACCGCGAGACCGTCTGAAAGTCGGCGTACATCAACAGCGTCGAGATGGAGTACAGACCCGCCCGGACGCGCTCGGTGCCCGACCGGTGGATATTCTGGTAGAGTCCCGAGAACTCGATGCCGATACCCGTCAGGTCGCCCGGACTCGACACCGTCTCGACGCTGTCGGCGAACTGGCCTCGACCGGGTCCCGAACTCACGCAGTCCACGACGCCGACGGGCGAGCCTCCGAGGTTGGTACAGAGACCGTCGCACTCCGAGAGAACCTTCCCGCTCGCCTTGTCGGTGGAGACGAGCAACATTCCCTCGCCGCGGTCGGTCGCGTCGGCGACCAGACGGAGCGCGAGACGGCGCGCGCCGCCCATCGTGGGACCGGCCACGAGCAGGTTCGTTCCGGGTTCGATACCGCCGAGCGGCAGGTCGGCGGCGAACTCGTACAGCGCGACACGCTCGTTGCTCATCGTCGTCCTCCTTCGCCGTCGTCCTCGGGCGGGTCCGCGCGGTCCTCGTGCAACTCGGACAGTTCGTAGTGCAGTTCGAGAATGTTCATCGCCACGTCCGCCAGCGTGGCGAGAAACTCCCGGTCGTCGTCCGAGAAGGTTCGCGGTTCCTTGCCGTAGGCACACAGCGTCCCCACGGTCAACCCGTTGTCAGTCGTCAGGTCCGCGCCAGCGTACGAGCGAATCCCGAGGTCGTCTAACTCTTCGTTGTCCGCGAACCGCGGGTCCTCCGTCACGTCTTCGATGACGGCCACCGGGTCGTCCTCGACGATGGCGTAGGTGCAGACGGAGTCCTCCCGTTGGATCGGGGTCCAGTCCGCGCCGTGACAGGCCAGAAACTCTTGGCTGTGTTCCTTTATCAGGCTGATCGACGACATCGGCACGTCGAGATGTCGGGCGGCGAGGTCGGTGATTTTCCCAACGTCGTCCTGTAGCGCCTCGGGGTCGAGGTCGTAGGGGTCGAGCGCGGCGAGTCGGTCCGTTTCGTTCTCTGGGAGCGGATACGCCGTCTGCGCGCGAAACGACGCGGTGAAATCCACGACGTTCCACAACTGGTCGGCGGCGTTCGGCGCGTCCTTGGGGACGTACTCCACGACGGTATCGCCGAACTCGTCGGTGGCCAGTTCTTCGCGGTCGGCCGCGGTGTAGACGATGCAGGCGACGCTCGGCCGAACGTCCCGGACGCGCGTGGCGAGTTCGAGACCGGTCCCATCCGGCAGGTCGTGTTCGGTTACGACGCAGTCGGCAGCGCGTTCGCACAACAGTTTCTCGGCCGCCGAGAGCGATTCGGCCGCGACCAGCGTCGGCTCGTCGCCCGCGGCCCGAAGTCGGTCCAGCGTCTCCTCGCGGGCCGACTCGTCGGGGTCCACGAAGATGATGATGGGTCCGGACATTTGGTTCGTTCGTCCGAACTGTGGTTCCTCCGCCTGATTAAGTTTGCTACAAACTATCCCGAAGGCAACCAGTCGCGGCAAGGTCGGAATCTAGTCGGGAGCAGCGCGAGACCGGTTTCGCACCGCTTAACCACCCGCGTTCCCAACCGCCGTCCATGGTCAGCGAGACGGTGGTTGCGGCTGGGGTCGCCCTCGTCGTCACTGCCAGCCTCCCGTTTTACCTCTACGGCGCGTGGTACATCCTCGACCAAGAGGTGGTTACGTGGGACGTGCTGATACACCACCTCAAGTTCATTACGGTCGGACTCCTGTTGACGGGGGTGCCGATGGTGACGTGGATGCTCCCGCGCTTTTTCGACCAACTTGGGGGATTCGCGGCGCTTCACGCCTTCCTCGGCATCCAAGCCTACGCGATGTTACTAGTCGCGCTGACGGGCATCGTCCGCATCTTTCAGGTCAAGCGCCAGCACGACCTCTACGAGACCGACGCGGCCGACCGCGACGTGGACATCAGCGAACTCCACGAGAACATGGGCGCGTGGCGCGGGCGACTCCGCGTCGGCGTCGTGGGCTACGTCCTCTTTTGGGTGCTAGCGTGGATCGTCGGGATGGCACGATTCTTCATCGACTACGTGTTGTACTGAATCGCGCGCTCCGATTTCCGGGTCGCTACGATTCCGTGGTTGTCTTACACGCTTCGCCGCCCGTCGTTGAATAGTACCCCACGCTCCCCTGCTCGTACTCGACGATGAGTCGGTGACACTTGTCGTCCTCGTAAGTCACTGAGTCGGCGGCGTCGGTCCCGAGAACTCGCGTCGTGACCGTGACCCGTCCGCGCTCGCTCGGCAGGTCGTTCACGACCGGAACCGGTTCCTCTTCGGCGGGCGCGACGGCGTGGGTCTCATCGTAGACCGTCTCGCCGTCGGCCTCGATTTCGAGGTCGAATCGGCGCGAGCTGTTGCTCTGGTTGATTAACCGTAGCTCTGCGACGCGGGCGGACGGTTCGGAGTCACCGAGACAGCCACTCAGCGAGAGGGTGGTCCCGGCGGCCAGCAGGAATCGTCTTCGGGTGAACATCGTCTCTGGCAGTGAACTACCACGCCTCGCCGCTGGCGAGGTCCACCTCGTGGTCAAGTTTCGAGGACGGACAGACGTTCTCCAGCACGCAGTCGTCACAGTCGGGGTTTCGCGCGGTGCAGGTCGCCCGCCCGTGACTGATACAGAGGTGCGTGAACTGTTGCCAGTCGTCCTCGGGGACGATACCCATCAAGTCCTGCTCGATGTCCGTCGGGCGTTCGTCCTCCGTGATACCGAGACGCCGCGAGAGGCGCTGAACGTGGGTGTCAACCACGATACCCTCCACCACGTCGTGGCCGTGCTGGAGCACGACGTTTGCGGTCTTGCGCCCGACGCCTTTCAGTTCGGTCAACTCGTCCATCTTGTCGGGGACTTCGCCGTCGTACTCCTCGATGAGGGTTCGGGCGGTAGAGACGATGTAATCGGCCTTGCTGTTGTGGTACGTAATCGAGCCGATATCCTCGGAGAGTTCGTCAACGTCGGCTTCGGCGTACTCCCCGACGGTCTCGTACTTCTCGAAGAGGTGGGCGGTCTCCTTGTTTACGCGCTCGTCGGTACACTGCGCCGAGAGCATGACCGCGATGAGCAGTTCGAGGCGGTTCGAGAAATTAAGCGAGATTGTGGTGTCGGGATACTCCTCGTAGAGGCGTTCGACGACCTCCTCGGCTTGCGCTTGGCGGCTATCGAGTGGCGTTCCCATGTCCGTTCGGTGGCGTGCGCGGGGTTTGAATGGTTCGCTACTCGCTCGGACGCTGAAGTCGAATCCGCGAAAAGCCACTATCGGAGTACCGAGAGTTTTAACCACCACAACCACCCCCGTCCAAGCATGAAGGCGACCGCGAAAGCTCACCCCATCCAAGGACTCGTTAAATATCACGGGATGCGCGACGAAGACCTGCGCCTCCCCTATCACGACTCCATCAGCGTCTGCACCGCGCCGAGTCACACCAAGACCACCGTCGAGTTCGACCCGGACCTCGACGCCGACACCTTCGTCGTCGGCGGCGAGAAGTTGGAGGCCCACGAGGCCGACCGCGTGGCCAACGTCGTCGCGGAGGTCCGAGCGCGCGCCGACGCCGACCACGCCCAGTATCCCGTCCGACTGGAGAGCGAGAACTCCTTCCCGTCGAACGTGGGTCTCGGTTCGTCGTCGTCCGGATTCGCCGCCGCGGCGATGGCGCTGGCGGAGGCCGCGGACCTCGACGCCACCCGGCCCGACATCTCGACCATCGCGCGCCGCGGGTCGTCCTCGGCCGCCCGCGCCGTGACCGGCGGGTTCTCGGACCTCCACACCGGACTCAACGACGAGGACTGTCGCTCCGAGCGCCTCGACAGTCCGCTCGAAGACGACCTGCGAATCGTCGCGGGTCTCGTCCCCGCCTACAAGGAGACCGAACACGCCCACCGCGAGGCCGCCGACAGCCACATGTTCGAGGCGCGACTCGCGCATATCCACGACCAGCTCGCGGAGGTGCGTGACGCGCTCCGCGAGGGCGACTTCCAGCGGGTCTTCGAGACCGCCGAACACGACTCGCTGTCGCTGGCTGCGACGACGATGACCGGTCCCTCCGGGTGGGTTTACTGGAAGCCCGACACCATCGAGATTTTCAACGCGGTCCGCGAACTCCGCGACGAGGGCGTGCCGGTCTACTTCTCGACTGACACCGGCGCGAGCGTCTACGTCAACACGACCGCCGAACACGTCGAACGCGTCGAGGAAGTCGTCGCCGACTGCGGCGTCGAGACGATGGTCTGGGAGGCTGGTGGCCCGGCCCGGATTCTCGACGAGAGCGAGGCGCTGTTCTGAACCGAACGCCGTCTCAGAGGCCCACGTAGTCCGTCGCTCGCTCGACGCAGGCATCGACCACTTCGGTTTCGAGCGTCCCCTGCCAGCGGTCGTGGTCTAAATCGTCGTGGTCCGGAGAGGCGAACCCCCACGTCACGACCTTGCTGTTTTCGGGCATTCCTCCGCGAATCCAGTCGTCGTCGCGCAGTTCGAATCCCTCGTCGTACCACGACTTCGAGGTGAGCGTCAGCGCGACGTACTGCTCGCCGTAGAACGGATGCGACTCGTCCGAGACGATGAGCCACGGGCGAGCGTGCGTGCTGTTGTCGAACGGGTCTTTTTCCGTAGACAACGTCGCCTCGGTCGTAGTTCATTCGTCGTCCTCGTCGCGTTCGGCGTTCGGATGCGGTTCGTCGGGCGCGTGAGCGGCCCACTCGTCGGGGTCTTCCTCTCCGAGTCGGTCGTCGAGAGCGGATGTGGTTCGGAAGTACGCACTGAACGACGCGAGTCGCTCTTCGTCGGCGGTGATGGCCCAGTAGGGACCTTTGTGCCGGACGAGTTCGCGGTCTTCGAGGCGACGGAGGACGTTCCCGATGGAGTTTTTATTCACACCGACCTGCTCGGCGATCTCGGCGGGCTTGAACGCGAGGTCGTCGTTATGGGCGAGAAAGCGGAGGACGCGCTCGCCGTTCGTCATGTCGGCGAGTTCGGTCTCGCTTTTCTCTTCGAAGGTGTCGATGTCGATAGACATGAGTGGATAGACGTAACCTATCGTAATACGTGTTACTGACGTACAGATGTAACCATGTACGCAATGTAACTCAGCTCTCGCAGTTGCTTCGCCAACCGTGACCTATCGGCGTCTCCCCCGCACTTCTAAGCCCCCTCGCTCCCTAGCCCCGACAGAATGCGAATCGCTGTCCTCGGCGCGGGCTACGCCGGACTGGCCCTCGCCCGAAAACTGGAGCGCACCGTCCCCGACGACGTGGAGATTCTGGTCGTAGAACGGACCGGACGCCACCTCGTCCAGCACGAAATTCATCGCGCGATTCGTCGCCCGTCGATTGCCGACGACATCGTGGTTCCGCTAGACGAGGTGCTGGACCGCGCTGAGGTCCGGCAGGCCGAGGTCGCCGAGGTGGACCCTGACGAAAACGTCGTCGCGCTCGCGTCGGGCGAGGAAATCGACTACGACTACGCCGCGGTCTGTCTCGGGACCGAGACGGCGTTCTACGGACTGCCGGGCCTCGAAGAACACGCCACGCCGCTCAAGACGCTGGACGACGCCGAGACGATTCGCGCGGGGTTCCTCGACGCGATTTCGGCCGGACGACCCGACGACCCGAGTCGCGTCGTCGTCGGCGGTGCGGGCCTGTCGGGCGTGCAGGTCGCGGGCGAACTCGCGGCGTTCGCCCGCGAGGAAGGCGAGAGCGAGTCCGTCACCGTCACCCTGCTCGAACAGTTGGACGAGGTCGCGCCCGCGTTCCCCGAGAACTTCCAATCTGCGGTCCGCGAGCAGTTGGAGACCCGCGATGTGGAGATTCGGACCGGTACGGCGGTCTCCTCGGCGGACGACGAGGCCATCGAACTTGACACCGGCGAGCGAATCGACTACGACCAGTTTGTCTGGACTGGCGGCATCCGCGGTCCCGACGCCCTCGGCGGCGAGCGCCCCGCGGTGAAAAACACCCTGCGACTCGGCGACGGCACCTTCGTCGTCGGCGACGCGGCCCGCGTGGTGGACGCCGACGGCGAACCTGTCCCGGCGAGCGCGCAGGCCGCGGTCCGGGAGGCCCGCGCCGTCGCGGAGAACGTCGCCAGCCTCGTGGCGTACGACCGCGAGGGCGACGATATGTTCGAACCGCGACTCGAACCCTTCGCGTTCGACTCGCCGGGGTGGCTGGTCTCCATCGGCGACGGCGCGGTGGCGCAGGTCGGTCCGACGGTTCTCACCGGCGCGGCCGCGAAGGCGCTCAAGACGACCGTCGGCGCTGGCTACCTTTCGTCGGTGGGTGCGATACGGAACGCCGCGGACCTCGTGGGAGAAGAGTTGGGATACGAAACGTAGTCGGCCTACAGTCCGGGCACGCCGAGCGCGCCGGTGGCGATGAGACCCACCGAATTGAGCACGACCAGCACGACCCAGACCGTGATGTAGGCGACGAGCGCGATACCGAGCGCCTTCCCCCAACCGCCGGGGTAGCGCGCGTTGATGACGTACACCCACGCCAGCAGGCCGAGGACGGAGCCGACGAGGCCGCCGACGATGGGGATGATGCTGAACAGCCCCGCGACCAGCCACCAGACGAGCGCGCCGACCAGCGCGGTCAGGATGGCGTACTCGTAGTCGTCTCGGTCGGCGATGACGCGCGCGCCGACGTAGATACCGAACGCCCCGATGAGGAGGCTCACGACGAAGCCGATGACGAAGTTCAGGAACCCTACCATGTGTCCGTATTTGCTTCGAGCGACCATTTATATGTAGCGTCTGTCGGTCGCGGACGGGGACCGCGGCCGCGACGGGCGTCCGGCAGGTCTCACTCGCTGAGACGGTCGCGCCTCGCGCTCACCGCGTGCGCTCGTCGGTTTCGAGGTTCATCTCCGTCTCGTCGGCGTCGCGGTCGGCGGAGGTGCGCTCGCTCTCGTCGCCGGTCCGCGCGCGCTCGATTCGCTTGCGCGCGCTCTCGGGCGTCTCGGTTTCGAGTAGCGCCTCGACCTTTCGCTCGAAGTCCGTCTCGCTGAGGTCGCCACGCGCGTATCGCTCGCGGAGCGTGTCGAGCGCGTCCTGTTTCGACTCCACTTCGGCGTCCTCAACTCGCTCGGCGCTCCGGCCGGACTCGTCGTTTTGCTGTGCCGTCGCGGCCCTGCCGTCGTGGCGGTGGCGTTCGCCCGTGCCGTCGTGGCGGTGGCGTTCGCCCGTGCCGTCGTGGCGGTGGCGTTCGCCGGTATCGTCGTACCGGTCGTATTCGCCAGTCTCGTCGTGTCGCTGATGCTCCCTCGTGCCGAGCCATGGGTCGTACTCGCCCGTGCCGTGGTCCCCGGTCAGGGTCGCCACTATCGGAACGAGGACCGCAAACCCGATGACGAACACGAGCCAGAAGTCCTCGACGCCCAGAAAGAGCGCACCGAGACCGGCACCGAGGATTCCGAGTGAGGTGAGTCCGACGAGCGCGTTCTCGTGAGACTCCGTCGGGTCGTTCATGCAGACTGCTACCACCGACGACGTTAAAAAGGTTGTAATCTCTCGGACACGACGAATTCTGTTGGGTACCCGGCGTCAATGGGTTTAAGTTTATACGCCGACCTTCGGAGCGCATGGCACGCGAGACTGCGTTCGTAGACAAAGCACTGGCGGGGGCGGTCGGTCTCGCCGCCGGAGTCGTTATCGGTGCCCACGCGCTGCGCCGCTACCGGCGCACCGGGGGCACGACGATTATCTGCACGGAGTGTGGCGAAGCGCTCCCGGTAGACGACGTGCTCGACCCGACGGTAACCTGTTCCTGTGTCGCACCGCGGGACTCGCACGGCTTCTGGTAGCGAGGCGTTTTCCCGGTTCGTGCCCAACGACCCCGCATGGACGATTCGGACCTGCGCGAGCGACTCGAACAACGACTGATGAGCCACGGCGTCTACGTCACCGACCTCACGACCGACGAGGGGACGCTCCGCATCGAGTACGAGACGGCCTCGCCGGGCGACGGCGTGCCCCACCGCGAGGTCGGCCGCGTCCTCAATCGCCTGCTGGCGCTCCACGAGGAAGGATGGGACCCTCTCGACGTTCGCGCCGACGTGTCGAGCATCGAGGAGGAGCCGCGAGGGACGTGGCGGGCCGACGCCGAGTGGTTGACCGCCCACGCTCGCGGCGACCTCTCGGACGTTGACCTCTCTCAGCGCGTCATCGACACCATTGAGGAACCCTGAGCCGTGGTTCCGTCCTCGCTCAGTCGAGAACGTCCGCGAGCGCGTCCATCGCGCGCTCGACTCGCTCGGCGTCGGCGTTGTACCCCATGTGCCCGACCCGAAGTACGTC
This genomic stretch from Halorussus pelagicus harbors:
- a CDS encoding MarR family transcriptional regulator, which produces MSIDIDTFEEKSETELADMTNGERVLRFLAHNDDLAFKPAEIAEQVGVNKNSIGNVLRRLEDRELVRHKGPYWAITADEERLASFSAYFRTTSALDDRLGEEDPDEWAAHAPDEPHPNAERDEDDE
- the mvaD gene encoding phosphomevalonate decarboxylase MvaD, giving the protein MKATAKAHPIQGLVKYHGMRDEDLRLPYHDSISVCTAPSHTKTTVEFDPDLDADTFVVGGEKLEAHEADRVANVVAEVRARADADHAQYPVRLESENSFPSNVGLGSSSSGFAAAAMALAEAADLDATRPDISTIARRGSSSAARAVTGGFSDLHTGLNDEDCRSERLDSPLEDDLRIVAGLVPAYKETEHAHREAADSHMFEARLAHIHDQLAEVRDALREGDFQRVFETAEHDSLSLAATTMTGPSGWVYWKPDTIEIFNAVRELRDEGVPVYFSTDTGASVYVNTTAEHVERVEEVVADCGVETMVWEAGGPARILDESEALF
- a CDS encoding RAD55 family ATPase — its product is MSNERVALYEFAADLPLGGIEPGTNLLVAGPTMGGARRLALRLVADATDRGEGMLLVSTDKASGKVLSECDGLCTNLGGSPVGVVDCVSSGPGRGQFADSVETVSSPGDLTGIGIEFSGLYQNIHRSGTERVRAGLYSISTLLMYADFQTVSRFIHTISGRIAATDGLGVFLIDPATQDEKVVSTMAQLCDAKVDVRERDDGKSELRVRGLRDQPHEWTPF
- a CDS encoding ubiquinol-cytochrome c reductase iron-sulfur subunit; the protein is MTGEDDKYPKSTGRRRFVKGVVGGASLAGVATAAAAGVNATTAQTGAGGGTTQFMAMQNTSGPAPRGMPQIPVEIDSEGYLKGVWPEVKTVNQGGREVTVAETEMGGVTYSSEWFQYCGVQTYPGVQPDADQDNYFRYTGNSKFDWQNESVSEGDKIHVDDFSDYETWGNGIGQSGLGKPAQGMWRSQDVPPSGRMPIQVIRSSRIEEMAKEDDWIGASTEEGFIANLNKCTHFCCVPTFKGLAGSSVASAEDMIYCQCHQSVYDPFNIIKKSFVALPRPGGE
- a CDS encoding DUF7319 domain-containing protein is translated as MTDASDDPAGERPVDSPSEADASGRPDPEEDRENPDRPADAGERDRLTSEEVEEKYDFEEFGPQDMAEMSYEEWEAVFDHDSWITGRDLLDRVEADLKSRVADRDVFAVVERIERNGKPQLLAYSDEGYAVVYPDGTVEGSGTVLRDVKPSVALASMESYEVPEMPEGEVLPDPAEVPEGSGQLGNKLMQVIAAAHVLAGVALFVSWIALGLPLVAAVAAFGFFFFGVFVFLLVANARLSDRFRAEEYRNRLRAVGLDEEERPDFLPDGDDESPDAVGDAGGSTGDDAPDTDVSPRSESGN
- the nth gene encoding endonuclease III, yielding MGTPLDSRQAQAEEVVERLYEEYPDTTISLNFSNRLELLIAVMLSAQCTDERVNKETAHLFEKYETVGEYAEADVDELSEDIGSITYHNSKADYIVSTARTLIEEYDGEVPDKMDELTELKGVGRKTANVVLQHGHDVVEGIVVDTHVQRLSRRLGITEDERPTDIEQDLMGIVPEDDWQQFTHLCISHGRATCTARNPDCDDCVLENVCPSSKLDHEVDLASGEAW
- a CDS encoding plastocyanin/azurin family copper-binding protein; translated protein: MAATGVAGGGAAGATAAAAQETTTTSSGNTTASENETTTAANATTTSGGSSGGGGPTEEVIVGPGGSLVYEPADLTIAPGTTVNFVWESDNHNIVVNSQPDGAGWEGTAGSETKTYNTGHEHSHTFETTGTYEYYCQPHRTAGMKASITVQEGGAQSSGGGGHAEEDPKHMGVPIQAHFVGLGALLMMAVSLVYTFFILKYGESPHASGGN
- a CDS encoding GAF domain-containing protein; its protein translation is MSGPIIIFVDPDESAREETLDRLRAAGDEPTLVAAESLSAAEKLLCERAADCVVTEHDLPDGTGLELATRVRDVRPSVACIVYTAADREELATDEFGDTVVEYVPKDAPNAADQLWNVVDFTASFRAQTAYPLPENETDRLAALDPYDLDPEALQDDVGKITDLAARHLDVPMSSISLIKEHSQEFLACHGADWTPIQREDSVCTYAIVEDDPVAVIEDVTEDPRFADNEELDDLGIRSYAGADLTTDNGLTVGTLCAYGKEPRTFSDDDREFLATLADVAMNILELHYELSELHEDRADPPEDDGEGGRR
- a CDS encoding SHOCT domain-containing protein; the encoded protein is MNDPTESHENALVGLTSLGILGAGLGALFLGVEDFWLVFVIGFAVLVPIVATLTGDHGTGEYDPWLGTREHQRHDETGEYDRYDDTGERHRHDGTGERHRHDGTGERHRHDGRAATAQQNDESGRSAERVEDAEVESKQDALDTLRERYARGDLSETDFERKVEALLETETPESARKRIERARTGDESERTSADRDADETEMNLETDERTR
- a CDS encoding type II toxin-antitoxin system PemK/MazF family toxin — its product is MSTEKDPFDNSTHARPWLIVSDESHPFYGEQYVALTLTSKSWYDEGFELRDDDWIRGGMPENSKVVTWGFASPDHDDLDHDRWQGTLETEVVDACVERATDYVGL
- a CDS encoding DUF7318 family protein: MSSTGSTYGDIHRYEPPRESTAAAIAIVLLTVVEVVFVGLFTYGLLTGWGFSGIGNMYLGGVLAVIFIDLAFILLLYRKEFLPDVMIVKKRRRKWEDLYIREEQQHGTDSFGDAWDQFKQAVYPYYKR
- a CDS encoding NAD(P)/FAD-dependent oxidoreductase, whose amino-acid sequence is MRIAVLGAGYAGLALARKLERTVPDDVEILVVERTGRHLVQHEIHRAIRRPSIADDIVVPLDEVLDRAEVRQAEVAEVDPDENVVALASGEEIDYDYAAVCLGTETAFYGLPGLEEHATPLKTLDDAETIRAGFLDAISAGRPDDPSRVVVGGAGLSGVQVAGELAAFAREEGESESVTVTLLEQLDEVAPAFPENFQSAVREQLETRDVEIRTGTAVSSADDEAIELDTGERIDYDQFVWTGGIRGPDALGGERPAVKNTLRLGDGTFVVGDAARVVDADGEPVPASAQAAVREARAVAENVASLVAYDREGDDMFEPRLEPFAFDSPGWLVSIGDGAVAQVGPTVLTGAAAKALKTTVGAGYLSSVGAIRNAADLVGEELGYET
- a CDS encoding DUF7321 family protein; amino-acid sequence: MVSETVVAAGVALVVTASLPFYLYGAWYILDQEVVTWDVLIHHLKFITVGLLLTGVPMVTWMLPRFFDQLGGFAALHAFLGIQAYAMLLVALTGIVRIFQVKRQHDLYETDAADRDVDISELHENMGAWRGRLRVGVVGYVLFWVLAWIVGMARFFIDYVLY